The window CCTTATTACCCTTGTTCATTTTCTACCTGGCGAAACCAACCTTGCTTCAAACAAAAGCGGCGCAAGTAGAGGCACGAAAAGAATTAGGCGAAATGGGAGCATGGTCCACCGGAGAAAAGGTCATGGCTGCTGTGTTTATTCTGCTTCTGGGTTTATGGACAACCAAACCATTGCATGGAATGAGTACCACACTAACAGCCTGGATTGGCATAAGCATTTTATTGATTACTCAAACAACTAATTGGGACCGCACTATCAAAAATGACAAAGCATGGGATACCCTTATTTGGTTGGGTGGCTTACTTACCATGGCCAACAGCCTCAAGACACACGGTTTTATCGATTGGTTTGCATTGGCCATGCAAGGCTGGGTGGCAAATATCGATGGGCTAACGGTCACCATAGTTTTAGCCTTGATTTATTTTTATTCTATGTACGCTTTTTCAATGCTGACCGCGCATATTGCTGCTTTAATTGCCGCATTCTTTGCCGTAGCTCTGGCCGCAGGAGCTCCGGCGTTGCTCACAATCGCAATACTTGCCTATTTCTCCAATTTATGCGGAGCGTTGACCAACTACTCAACAGGACCGATTATCGTCTATTTTGGCCTGGGTTATGTCGAACCGCAAAAATGGTTCTCAACCGGATTCCTGGTCGGGCTTTATCATTTAGTGATTTGGCTGACGGTGGGATTGGGTTGGTGGAAGGTGCTTGGATGGTGGTGATGCCGGATGCCAGATGCCGGATGCTGGATGCCAGATGCTGGATGCTGGATGCTGGATACTGGATGCCAGATGCTGGATGCTGGATGCTGGATGCTGGATGCTGGATACTGGATGCTGGATGCTGGATGCCGGATGCTGGATGCTAGATGCCAGATGCTGGATGCTGGATACTGGATGCTATTCCTATGAACTGTCATCCCCGAATGTTTTAATCGGGGATCTTTTTGCCCGAAGCTGGAGGCTGGAGACATAAAAACCAAATTACAAATGACAAAATTCAAAGTACAAATAAATCACAAATTCTAAAAATCAATAATCAAACATATGACTTCCCACCTTGCTGTCATCCCTGCGAAATGCTGGATGGCTGGAATTCCCCTCTTTGAGAGGGGTAGGAAATCCCGTCCGGACGGGATTTTCAGGGGTGTGTAAAATAATCGACGCGGTTGCCCTATCCCATTTCCTCATAAAGGCAGGAGATTGCCACGTCGTGCCGTCCGGACGGCACTCCTCGCAATGACACGGTTATGGATGTTTATTTTTTCTTTCTGCTTTGTGCCTTTGCCACTTTGTTACTTTGTGCCTTTGTTACTCCGTTCTCCCGTTCCCGATTCATCGTCTATCGTCCATTGTCCATCGTCCTTTTCACTTTGTCACTTTGTGCCTTTGTTACTTTGTTACTCCGTATCTCCTGTTCCCGATTCATCGTCTGTCGTCCATTGTCTATCGTCTTTTTTACTTTATTACCCAAAAATATTTCTTTGGGGGCGCCGCCCCCAAACCCCCGGAGTGCCAAAGTTCACCCCTCACGGCTCAGGCCCCGTTAAATGACGCTTCAAACTTTTTTGCAGATACCTTTTTACGTACATAGCTTTAAATCCTTCCTTGAATAAAGTTGACTTCTATTTCACGGGGCAGGCCGAACACAACGGAAACCGTTGATCTCGATCCGATCGGTAACTTCTGTGCTCGCAGCAAAGAAGCGTTCCGAGACTGGTGCATTGATGCTGAGATCGGTCCAATTACCGCCTCGAAAACCCGAGCCTGACGCGCCGGTCACTTCTCCACCGACGAAACCCGGCCAGTCGCCGTTTGTGGCATTGCCATTCATTGACAACAAGCCATCCCCTAGTGTGCCGGTGAAATCCCTGCCAGCTTCGTTACCTATGGTGACCGGACGCTCCCACAAGTTACCGGTCAATTCCATATTGCCGTAAAAACCGGCG of the candidate division KSB1 bacterium genome contains:
- a CDS encoding DASS family sodium-coupled anion symporter — its product is MHDDQLSLRQRLRRLAPCVFLALVLWNLPIPDGLNPVGWQVFSIFIAVIASFIIRPFPVGAMVIFGLVVLMVTKTLTPVEALAGYADTTVWLVVSAFLIAGVVIHTGFGRRIALLLVSRLGKSTIGLGYSLCGAELILGPFVPSNTARGGGIVAPITDSLARALDSTPENHPERAGQYLTLVGAHANLIAAAMFLTGMAANPLVSRAAMDVFNIEFGWGTWALGALVPGLVGFSLLPLFIFYLAKPTLLQTKAAQVEARKELGEMGAWSTGEKVMAAVFILLLGLWTTKPLHGMSTTLTAWIGISILLITQTTNWDRTIKNDKAWDTLIWLGGLLTMANSLKTHGFIDWFALAMQGWVANIDGLTVTIVLALIYFYSMYAFSMLTAHIAALIAAFFAVALAAGAPALLTIAILAYFSNLCGALTNYSTGPIIVYFGLGYVEPQKWFSTGFLVGLYHLVIWLTVGLGWWKVLGWW